The Sulfuricystis thermophila genome segment AGCGGCCGAAAAAAGCCTAATCAGGCAATTCGCTAGAAAGGTTCTAACATGCCTCGTCGTAGAGAAGTACCCAAGCGCGACATTCTGCCCGATCCGAAGTTTGGCAATGTCGAGGTTTCTAAGTTCGTGAATGTCATCATGACGAGCGGCAAGAAGTCTGTTGCCGAAAGAATTGTATATGGTGCATTCGGCGTGATTTCGCAGAAAAGCGGCAAGGATCCGATCGAGGTGTTCGTCGCGGCAGTCAACAACGTCAAGCCGGTCGTCGAGGTCAAGAGCCGGCGTGTGGGTGGTGCAAACTATCAAGTTCCGGTCGAAGTCAGGCCCTCGCGTCGTCTCGCGCTCTCGATGCGTTGGATTCGTGAAGCGGCACGCAAACGCAGTGAAAAATCTATGGACCTTCGTCTCGCCAGTGAGTTGATGGAAGCGGCTGAAGGGCGTGGCGCGGCAATGAAAAAGCGCGAAGAAGTCCATCGTATGGCAGAGGCGAACAAGGCATTCTCGCACTTCCGTTTTTAATCGTATGGCTGGTTGGATTTCCTGCTCTGGTGCGGGAAATCCAACCATTGGACATTTTGCGTCGGAGGATTGCCGTACAGGCAGCAGATCCGGCTGCAGGTTGAGAAAGATAGGTAAATCAAGTGGCCCGCAAGACACCCATTGAGCGCTATCGCAATATCGGTATTTCCGCGCACATCGATGCTGGGAAAACGACTACTACTGAACGCATTTTGTTCTATACCGGCGTCAATCACAAGATTGGTGAAGTGCATGATGGTGCGGCGACGATGGACTGGATGGAACAGGAGCAGGAGCGCGGGATTACCATCACATCCGCCGCGACCACTTGTTTCTGGAAGGGGATGGCCTCGAATTTTCCGGAGCATCGCATCAATATCATCGATACCCCGGGTCACGTCGACTTCACCATTGAGGTCGAGCGTTCGATGCGCGTGCTCGATGGCGCTTGCATGGTTTATTGCGCTGTCGGTGGTGTTCAGCCGCAGTCAGAAACCGTGTGGCGGCAGGCCAATAAGTATGGCGTGCCTCGTCTTGCCTTCGTAAACAAAATGGATCGCACTGGCGCCAATTTCTTTCGGGTTTATGAGCAGATGCGTGAGCGTCTCAAGGCAAACCCTGTGCCGATTCAGGTGCCGATCGGTGCCGAGGAGAAATTCGAGGGTGTCGTTGATCTCGTCAAGATGAAGGCTATCGTCTGGGATGAGGCCTCTTTGGGTACCAAGTTCTCCTACGGCGAGATTCCTGCGGATCTGCTCGAAACCTGTAAGGCATGGCGGGAAAAGATGCTAGAAGCTGCGGCTGAAGCATCGGAAGAGCTGATGAACAAGTACCTCGAAGAAGGTGACCTGCCTGAAGAGGATATCAAGAAAGCGTTGCGTCAGCGCACCATTGCGGGTGAAATCGTGCCAATGCTGTGCGGTTCGGCCTTCAAGAATAAAGGCGTGCAAGCCATGCTGGATGCGGTCGTCGAATATTTGCCCGCACCGACCGACATTCCTCCAGT includes the following:
- the rpsG gene encoding 30S ribosomal protein S7 gives rise to the protein MPRRREVPKRDILPDPKFGNVEVSKFVNVIMTSGKKSVAERIVYGAFGVISQKSGKDPIEVFVAAVNNVKPVVEVKSRRVGGANYQVPVEVRPSRRLALSMRWIREAARKRSEKSMDLRLASELMEAAEGRGAAMKKREEVHRMAEANKAFSHFRF